A section of the Kribbella voronezhensis genome encodes:
- a CDS encoding sugar ABC transporter substrate-binding protein has protein sequence MIGNRIAAALAGVTALSLALAGCGDSGNKSSSSGQSVTSLSILDYYNNDPDKALVQKGLDSCASKLSITIKRETVPGDTLIAKVLQQASSKTLPDVLMLDNPDVQQIAATGALAPLNDLGLNADGVIQGMVDATSYQGKLYGLAPVTNTIALFYNKTMLADAGVQPPKTWDELKAAAKKLTKPGRYGMAFNANATYEGSWQFLPAMWTNGGDETDLKSPQVAEALQLWVDLVKSGSASKSVINWTQGDVKDQFVAGKAAMMVNGPWQIPALAKAPNVKWDVVTFPLNKPDQTPVAPLGGEAWTVPLNKDQAKQQKAADFVKCLNSDENELAWAKARFTLPTKTALLDQYAQEVPSMKAFAEQVKTARARTGKLGDKWPDAAKVIYQAIQLALTGKASAQDAFKQASG, from the coding sequence ATGATCGGCAACCGGATCGCCGCGGCGCTGGCGGGTGTGACAGCACTGTCGCTCGCGCTGGCCGGCTGCGGCGACAGCGGCAACAAGTCGTCTTCGTCGGGCCAGAGCGTCACCAGCCTCTCGATCCTGGACTACTACAACAACGACCCCGACAAGGCGCTGGTCCAGAAGGGGCTCGACTCCTGCGCGAGCAAGCTGAGCATCACGATCAAGCGCGAGACGGTGCCTGGTGACACCTTGATCGCCAAGGTGCTGCAGCAGGCGTCGTCGAAGACGCTGCCCGACGTCCTGATGCTGGACAACCCCGACGTCCAGCAGATCGCGGCCACCGGCGCGCTGGCGCCCCTGAACGACCTGGGTCTGAACGCGGACGGCGTCATCCAGGGCATGGTCGACGCGACGTCGTACCAGGGCAAGCTGTACGGACTGGCGCCGGTGACGAACACGATCGCGCTGTTCTACAACAAGACGATGCTGGCCGACGCCGGCGTCCAGCCGCCGAAGACCTGGGACGAACTGAAGGCCGCGGCCAAGAAGCTCACCAAGCCCGGCCGGTACGGGATGGCCTTCAACGCGAACGCCACCTACGAGGGGTCCTGGCAGTTCCTGCCGGCGATGTGGACCAACGGCGGCGACGAGACGGACCTGAAGAGCCCGCAGGTGGCCGAGGCGCTGCAACTGTGGGTCGACCTGGTGAAGTCGGGGTCGGCGTCGAAGAGCGTCATCAACTGGACGCAGGGCGACGTGAAGGACCAGTTCGTCGCCGGCAAGGCCGCGATGATGGTGAACGGTCCGTGGCAGATCCCGGCCCTGGCGAAGGCGCCGAACGTGAAGTGGGACGTGGTCACGTTCCCGCTGAACAAGCCGGACCAGACCCCGGTCGCGCCGCTCGGCGGTGAGGCCTGGACGGTCCCGCTGAACAAGGACCAGGCCAAGCAGCAGAAGGCCGCCGATTTCGTGAAGTGCCTGAACTCGGACGAGAACGAACTCGCCTGGGCGAAGGCCCGGTTCACCCTCCCGACCAAGACGGCGCTGCTCGACCAGTACGCCCAGGAGGTGCCGTCGATGAAGGCGTTCGCCGAGCAGGTCAAGACCGCCCGCGCCCGGACCGGCAAACTCGGCGACAAGTGGCCGGACGCGGCGAAGGTGATCTACCAGGCCATCCAGTTGGCGCTGACCGGTAAGGCCTCGGCCCAGGACGCCTTCAAGCAGGCCTCCGGCTGA
- a CDS encoding LacI family DNA-binding transcriptional regulator — protein sequence MVTMRDVAQRAGVSIATVSFVLNDTKPVTPATRAKIERAMTELGFRRNMVARALASRRTRIIAMAYPALDHRFGFSAAEFFTSAADAARKQDYHLVLWPVGNDGAELTELVGQSLVDGVVLMEVQLDDARVGILQSIGTPFALIGRTTTPDGLPHVDIDFETTVENAVEELYGLGHRQIVLVAGDLSHPSFRNYGPYVRTEAAYRRVAAEYGVQIVILESSDTTRSGQEVAARVMAEHPGTTAVLVVNEYAALGVVSGLKKLGHDVPREISVLALLMSPETARLADPELTIMRTPGPELGQLGTEALIRQLEGAEPLPPQLVPASYQPGGTTARPRSG from the coding sequence ATGGTGACCATGCGAGACGTCGCGCAGCGGGCCGGGGTCTCGATCGCGACCGTGTCCTTCGTCCTCAACGACACCAAGCCGGTGACGCCGGCGACCCGGGCGAAGATCGAGCGGGCGATGACCGAGCTCGGGTTCCGGCGCAACATGGTCGCCCGGGCGCTGGCCAGCCGGCGGACGCGGATCATCGCGATGGCGTACCCCGCCCTGGACCACCGGTTCGGGTTCTCGGCCGCGGAGTTCTTCACCAGCGCGGCCGACGCCGCCCGCAAACAGGACTACCACCTGGTGCTGTGGCCGGTCGGCAACGACGGCGCCGAGCTCACCGAGCTGGTCGGGCAGAGCCTGGTCGACGGCGTGGTCCTGATGGAGGTCCAGCTCGACGACGCCCGGGTGGGCATCCTGCAGTCGATCGGTACGCCGTTCGCCCTGATCGGCCGGACCACCACCCCGGACGGACTCCCGCACGTCGACATCGACTTCGAGACCACGGTCGAGAACGCGGTGGAGGAGCTGTACGGACTGGGCCACCGGCAGATCGTCCTGGTCGCCGGGGATCTGAGCCACCCGAGCTTCCGCAACTACGGCCCGTACGTCCGCACCGAGGCGGCCTATCGCCGGGTCGCGGCGGAGTACGGCGTCCAGATCGTCATCCTGGAGAGCTCGGACACCACCCGGTCGGGCCAGGAGGTCGCTGCCAGGGTGATGGCCGAGCATCCCGGCACGACGGCGGTCCTGGTGGTCAACGAGTACGCCGCACTCGGCGTGGTGTCGGGGCTCAAGAAGCTGGGACACGACGTCCCCCGGGAGATCTCGGTGCTGGCGCTGCTGATGTCACCCGAGACCGCGCGCCTGGCCGACCCGGAACTCACCATCATGCGAACCCCCGGTCCCGAGCTCGGCCAGCTCGGCACCGAGGCCCTGATCCGCCAACTCGAAGGCGCCGAGCCGCTGCCGCCGCAGCTCGTCCCCGCTAGCTACCAGCCCGGCGGGACCACCGCACGGCCGCGCTCCGGCTGA
- a CDS encoding flavodoxin family protein, with product MSENDVRALVVYESMFGNTERVAAAVRDGLERVVDTELIRVDRCPADLPADVRLLVVGGPTHALSMSRASTRADATSQGDVVMPAATGIREWIEALEAGKERTVVATFDTRITKVRRLPGSAAKAAAKALRKQGFKAITDPSSFYVDESVGPVSDAELARAREWGELVGHELQRFINPIRRHPLRSGR from the coding sequence ATGTCCGAGAACGACGTTCGCGCGCTGGTGGTCTACGAGTCGATGTTCGGCAACACCGAGCGGGTCGCCGCCGCCGTCCGGGACGGCCTGGAACGAGTCGTCGACACGGAGCTGATCCGGGTGGATCGCTGCCCGGCGGATCTGCCGGCCGACGTCCGGCTGCTCGTCGTGGGTGGTCCGACGCACGCGCTCAGCATGAGTCGTGCCTCGACACGCGCCGATGCCACGTCGCAGGGCGACGTGGTGATGCCGGCGGCGACCGGCATCCGGGAGTGGATCGAAGCCCTCGAGGCCGGCAAGGAGCGGACCGTGGTGGCGACCTTCGACACCCGGATCACCAAGGTCCGGCGGCTGCCGGGTTCGGCGGCCAAGGCAGCGGCCAAAGCCCTGCGCAAGCAGGGATTCAAGGCGATCACGGACCCGAGCAGCTTCTACGTCGACGAATCCGTCGGGCCGGTGTCCGACGCCGAGCTGGCCCGGGCCCGCGAGTGGGGCGAACTCGTCGGCCACGAACTCCAGCGCTTCATCAACCCGATCAGGCGGCACCCGCTGCGCTCGGGACGCTAG
- a CDS encoding glycoside hydrolase family 3 protein → MNTTALVPYRDPARLLDERITDLLGRLTLAEKLGLLHQHQTPVPRLGLASFRTGTEALHGVAWLGPATVFPQAVGLAATWNPELVRAVGSAVGDEIRVFHQKDPGDVGLNVWAPVVNPLRDPRWGRNEEGFSEDPWLTGTMATAYGRGLTGDRPDYLKTAPTLKHFLAYNNETDRCETSSNLPPRVLYDYELPAFRAPIEAGAAVAMMPSYNLVNGRPAHLSPLINQVVREWTTDELLVVSDAGAPANLIEPQQYYPDGPSAYAAALLAGVDSFTQDDADAGPSVRHLEQAIARGLLQESDIDTAARHALAIRFRLGEFDPPELDPYRSLDPDLVNCPEHRLLAQDAARQSVVLLKNECHVLPLDDASTGLVAVIGPLGDKLYEDWYAGTLPYQVTAVDGLIERLGADRVEFCEGVDRITLRVAEADLRLAVGAEDELCVSAGEADEAALFDLFDWGGEAWALRSVRTGRHLTVTDDDRLVADQPGPNGWEVKQTFRLIRTSESTTLVQHLNSGRFLRAGETVTLTDRAQATAFLVEVVVDGTARSAELAARAEVAVVVVGNHPLVNGRETEDRAELDLPAAQERLVKAVHAANSRTVLVMSSSYPFSTCWAQQNLPAVLWSAHGGQEYGRALADVLFGDCDPSGRLPQTWYRSAADLPDLLDYDIVATDATYLYYRGTPLYPFGHGLSYTTYAYSDLEVSATSMPADGELRISCTVTNTGTRAGREVVQLYTHQQRSRVKQPLRQLRDFRRVALAPGESERVELALSAAELAFWDVTRDRPCVETARHSILIGRSCTDTRLTATVDVLGERIPVRQLTSRPLASITFDQYCAMTLISVAPDQGEATQSLDPGAWLAFDDIELPIGRFTCTARVSNEGTATGRLELRADDPLHGELLGQCDVVPTGPRHSWAEADFELTASQPPSTLYVVFSARGLGLETLGFAAVS, encoded by the coding sequence ATGAACACCACCGCCCTTGTTCCGTACCGCGACCCGGCGCGCCTGCTCGACGAACGGATCACCGACCTGCTCGGCCGGCTGACCCTGGCGGAGAAACTCGGCCTGCTCCACCAGCATCAGACGCCCGTACCGCGGCTCGGGCTGGCCTCGTTCCGGACCGGCACCGAAGCGCTGCACGGCGTGGCCTGGCTCGGCCCGGCGACCGTCTTCCCACAGGCGGTCGGCCTGGCCGCGACCTGGAACCCCGAGCTCGTCCGGGCGGTCGGCAGCGCGGTCGGCGACGAGATCCGGGTGTTCCATCAGAAGGATCCGGGTGACGTCGGGCTCAACGTCTGGGCGCCGGTGGTGAATCCGCTCCGCGATCCGCGCTGGGGACGCAACGAGGAAGGGTTCTCCGAGGATCCCTGGCTGACCGGCACGATGGCGACCGCCTACGGCCGTGGCCTGACCGGTGACCGGCCGGACTACCTGAAGACCGCGCCCACCCTGAAGCACTTCCTTGCCTACAACAACGAGACGGATCGCTGCGAGACCTCCAGCAACCTGCCGCCCCGGGTCCTGTACGACTACGAGTTGCCCGCGTTCCGCGCCCCCATCGAGGCCGGTGCCGCCGTCGCGATGATGCCGTCGTACAACCTGGTCAACGGCCGGCCGGCGCACCTCAGCCCGCTGATCAACCAGGTGGTGCGCGAATGGACCACCGATGAACTGCTGGTCGTCAGCGACGCCGGCGCCCCCGCGAACCTGATCGAGCCCCAGCAGTACTACCCGGACGGACCGTCGGCGTACGCCGCTGCGTTGCTGGCCGGTGTCGACAGCTTCACCCAGGACGACGCCGATGCGGGTCCGTCCGTCCGGCATCTCGAGCAGGCGATCGCGCGCGGCCTGCTCCAGGAGTCCGACATCGACACCGCCGCCCGGCACGCGCTCGCGATCCGGTTCCGGCTGGGCGAGTTCGATCCGCCGGAGCTCGATCCCTACCGCAGTCTCGATCCGGACCTGGTGAACTGCCCCGAGCACCGCCTGCTCGCGCAGGATGCGGCGCGGCAGTCCGTCGTACTGCTCAAGAACGAGTGCCACGTGCTCCCGCTGGACGACGCCTCCACCGGCCTGGTCGCCGTCATCGGCCCACTGGGCGACAAGCTCTACGAGGATTGGTACGCCGGGACGTTGCCGTACCAGGTCACTGCGGTGGACGGGCTGATCGAGCGCCTGGGCGCCGACCGGGTCGAGTTCTGCGAGGGCGTGGACCGGATCACGCTGCGGGTGGCCGAAGCCGACCTGCGGCTGGCCGTCGGCGCCGAGGACGAGCTGTGCGTTTCGGCAGGCGAGGCTGACGAGGCAGCGCTGTTCGATCTCTTCGACTGGGGCGGTGAGGCGTGGGCTCTGCGCTCGGTGCGCACCGGCCGGCATCTGACCGTCACCGACGACGACAGGCTGGTCGCGGATCAGCCCGGTCCGAACGGCTGGGAGGTCAAGCAGACCTTCCGGCTGATCCGGACCAGCGAGTCGACGACCCTCGTCCAGCACCTGAACAGTGGCCGCTTCCTCCGGGCCGGCGAGACCGTCACGTTGACCGATCGGGCCCAGGCGACGGCTTTCCTCGTCGAGGTCGTCGTCGACGGCACGGCCCGGAGCGCGGAGCTGGCCGCCCGGGCGGAGGTCGCAGTGGTTGTCGTCGGCAACCATCCGCTGGTCAACGGCCGGGAGACCGAGGACCGCGCCGAGCTCGACCTGCCGGCGGCACAGGAGCGGTTGGTCAAGGCGGTCCACGCCGCCAATTCGCGCACAGTCCTCGTGATGAGCAGCAGCTATCCGTTCTCGACGTGCTGGGCGCAGCAGAACCTGCCGGCCGTGCTCTGGTCGGCCCATGGCGGCCAGGAGTACGGCCGGGCGCTGGCCGACGTCCTGTTCGGGGACTGCGATCCCAGCGGCCGGCTGCCGCAGACGTGGTACCGCTCGGCCGCGGATCTGCCCGACCTCCTCGACTACGACATCGTCGCCACCGACGCGACCTACCTCTACTACCGCGGCACTCCCCTCTACCCGTTCGGCCACGGGCTCAGCTACACCACCTACGCCTACTCCGACCTCGAGGTCAGCGCCACGTCGATGCCGGCCGACGGCGAGCTCCGGATCAGCTGCACGGTCACCAACACAGGCACCCGCGCCGGGCGCGAGGTCGTTCAGCTCTACACACATCAGCAGCGCTCACGCGTCAAACAACCCCTGCGGCAACTGCGTGACTTCCGGCGCGTCGCCCTGGCGCCCGGCGAGAGCGAGCGGGTCGAGCTGGCGCTGTCGGCGGCCGAGCTGGCGTTCTGGGACGTCACCAGGGATCGGCCGTGCGTCGAGACCGCTCGGCACAGCATCCTGATCGGCCGGTCCTGCACCGACACCCGGCTGACGGCGACCGTCGACGTCCTGGGCGAGCGCATCCCGGTCCGGCAGCTCACCTCCCGGCCGCTGGCGTCGATCACCTTCGACCAGTACTGCGCGATGACGCTGATCTCCGTCGCACCGGACCAGGGCGAGGCGACCCAGTCCCTGGATCCGGGCGCCTGGCTCGCCTTCGACGACATCGAACTGCCGATCGGCCGATTCACGTGCACCGCAAGGGTTTCCAACGAGGGCACCGCCACCGGACGCCTCGAGCTCCGGGCCGACGATCCCCTGCACGGCGAACTGCTCGGTCAGTGCGACGTCGTACCGACCGGTCCGCGGCACAGCTGGGCCGAGGCGGATTTCGAACTCACCGCGAGCCAGCCACCCAGCACCCTGTACGTCGTGTTCTCGGCCCGCGGCCTCGGCCTGGAGACTCTCGGCTTCGCTGCGGTGAGCTAG
- a CDS encoding ROK family transcriptional regulator, whose protein sequence is MTTQTADHTDVRATNLAAVLAFLRREAPCSRAAIATGTGLNKATVTSIVGDLIDRRLVRETQQTQNHVGRPATLLVLDGSAYAAIGLEVSARGLSASAYDIAGNQLLRWHRAGPGVDAGPAKTTAALVTLARRAIATVQSSGRQVLGLTVGVPGLVNRDGSVILAAGLGWRDVRLRADLTQALGRPDIPVIVDNDANLAALAELRYGPQAGAENLILLTGDTGMGAGVICDGRPLRGTLGYVGEIGHLEIEPGGPLCGCGRRGCLEAMAGIPAILARVAPDSAVDPDPQVQLEQVVRRAEAGDAEVIGILTEVGGRIGQGISVLVNVLNPGTVVLGGSYALLAQWLIPSAEKELQDRALAPDAGGCAVIASTFGHDGTSIGAVARSLDRLDSGRLPAARSW, encoded by the coding sequence TTGACCACACAGACCGCGGACCACACCGATGTGCGCGCCACCAACCTGGCCGCGGTGCTGGCCTTCCTCCGCCGCGAGGCGCCCTGTTCCCGGGCCGCGATCGCGACCGGGACGGGGCTGAACAAGGCGACCGTGACCAGCATCGTCGGCGACCTGATCGACCGTCGGCTGGTCCGCGAGACCCAGCAGACCCAGAACCACGTCGGCCGTCCGGCGACCCTGCTGGTGCTCGACGGATCGGCGTACGCCGCGATCGGGCTGGAGGTGAGCGCCCGGGGACTGAGCGCGTCCGCCTACGACATCGCCGGCAACCAGTTGCTGCGCTGGCACCGCGCCGGGCCCGGGGTGGATGCCGGCCCCGCCAAGACCACGGCCGCGCTGGTGACACTGGCCCGGCGGGCCATCGCGACCGTGCAGTCGTCCGGCCGCCAGGTGCTCGGCCTGACCGTCGGCGTGCCCGGTCTGGTGAACCGGGACGGTTCGGTGATCCTCGCCGCCGGCCTGGGCTGGCGCGACGTCCGGCTGCGCGCGGACCTGACCCAGGCGCTCGGCCGGCCGGACATTCCGGTGATCGTCGACAACGACGCCAACCTCGCGGCGCTGGCCGAGCTTCGCTACGGACCGCAGGCCGGTGCAGAGAACCTGATCCTGCTCACCGGCGACACCGGCATGGGCGCGGGCGTGATCTGCGACGGTCGACCGCTGCGCGGCACCCTCGGCTACGTCGGCGAGATCGGGCACCTCGAGATCGAGCCCGGCGGCCCGCTGTGCGGCTGCGGCCGGCGAGGCTGCCTGGAAGCCATGGCCGGCATCCCGGCGATCCTCGCCCGGGTCGCACCGGACAGCGCCGTGGACCCCGATCCCCAGGTCCAGCTGGAGCAGGTGGTGCGCCGGGCCGAGGCGGGCGACGCGGAGGTGATCGGGATCCTGACCGAGGTCGGTGGCCGCATCGGCCAGGGCATCTCGGTGCTGGTGAACGTGCTGAATCCGGGCACGGTGGTGCTGGGCGGCTCGTACGCACTGCTCGCGCAGTGGCTGATTCCGTCCGCCGAGAAGGAACTCCAGGACCGGGCGCTGGCCCCCGACGCCGGCGGCTGCGCGGTGATCGCCTCCACCTTCGGCCACGACGGAACCTCGATCGGAGCGGTCGCCCGGTCGCTCGACCGGCTCGACTCCGGCCGGCTGCCGGCCGCTCGCTCCTGGTAG
- a CDS encoding extracellular solute-binding protein, whose protein sequence is MTGSPGGSTSRRTFISLLGAGAAVAAGGTTLAGCSGDGKKSSTGGHAETEDKLTGLLPKYVAYESVKPDLPGENGASPGFTKYPSELKRGVPDKAVRSGKEVSAMTPLWAPLPPGLGNNSYFDANNERIGAPVRFNILSGNDYGDKLGPLLASGNVPELLCVPGWNISGLTRFGQAVDKLFEDLTPYLAGDKASAYPMLANLPTRAWAYGVWNSQLKAVPFPSDGFPWALFYRKDIFDQVGAAPPKTADELFALGKQLTDAKRNRWAFGGISDEVQRAFGVPSGWRKDADGKLVNKIETPEFEEATAFVRRVFQSGYVHPTVVGNNAVDQKPLFEGGQIVVRQDGLGAWTESLQRQMAINPKFDMQIVSPFAHDGGTPIVWSGDPAGIFTFVKKGLGKDRIAELLGVLNYTAAPFGTEENQLYNYGVEGKHYTRQPSGAPKLTALGQKEVASTYIFLGGRPLAITQSEYPGYVQAMSKWQNDAVKVREKNLFEGIRVEQPAKMAALAQPFDDKLQDIFRGRRPVSDLKVAVQEWRKNGGDEGRDFYAKVLSDNGR, encoded by the coding sequence GTGACCGGATCACCAGGCGGCTCCACCAGCCGCCGCACCTTCATCTCTTTGCTCGGCGCCGGCGCGGCCGTGGCCGCCGGCGGCACGACGCTGGCCGGGTGCTCCGGAGACGGCAAGAAGTCCTCCACCGGTGGGCACGCCGAGACCGAGGACAAGCTGACCGGCCTGCTCCCCAAGTACGTCGCCTACGAGTCGGTCAAGCCGGACCTGCCGGGGGAGAACGGCGCGTCGCCCGGGTTCACCAAGTACCCGTCGGAGCTGAAGCGCGGCGTGCCGGACAAGGCGGTGCGCAGCGGCAAGGAGGTCTCGGCGATGACCCCGCTGTGGGCCCCGCTGCCGCCCGGACTCGGCAACAACTCCTACTTCGACGCGAACAACGAGCGGATCGGCGCGCCGGTCCGGTTCAACATCCTGAGCGGCAACGACTACGGCGACAAGCTCGGCCCGCTGCTTGCCTCGGGCAACGTTCCGGAGCTGCTCTGCGTGCCCGGCTGGAACATCTCCGGCCTGACCCGGTTCGGCCAGGCGGTCGACAAGCTGTTCGAGGACCTGACCCCCTACCTGGCCGGCGACAAGGCCTCGGCGTACCCGATGCTGGCGAACCTGCCGACCCGGGCCTGGGCGTACGGCGTGTGGAACTCCCAGCTCAAGGCGGTGCCGTTCCCCTCCGACGGATTCCCCTGGGCGCTGTTCTACCGCAAGGACATCTTCGACCAGGTCGGCGCCGCTCCGCCCAAGACCGCCGACGAGCTGTTCGCGCTGGGCAAGCAGCTGACCGACGCCAAGCGCAACCGGTGGGCCTTCGGCGGCATCTCCGACGAGGTACAGCGTGCCTTCGGCGTACCGTCGGGCTGGCGCAAGGACGCCGACGGCAAGCTGGTGAACAAGATCGAGACGCCCGAGTTCGAGGAGGCGACCGCCTTCGTCCGCCGGGTGTTCCAGTCCGGCTACGTGCACCCCACCGTGGTCGGCAACAACGCCGTCGACCAGAAGCCGCTGTTCGAGGGCGGCCAGATCGTGGTCCGCCAGGACGGCCTCGGCGCGTGGACCGAGTCGCTGCAGCGCCAGATGGCGATCAACCCCAAGTTCGACATGCAGATCGTCTCGCCGTTCGCCCACGACGGTGGCACGCCGATCGTCTGGAGCGGTGACCCGGCCGGCATCTTCACCTTCGTGAAGAAGGGCCTCGGCAAGGACCGGATCGCGGAACTGCTGGGCGTCCTCAACTACACGGCCGCGCCGTTCGGTACCGAGGAGAACCAGCTCTACAACTACGGGGTCGAGGGCAAGCACTACACCCGGCAGCCGTCCGGCGCGCCGAAGCTGACCGCGCTGGGCCAGAAGGAGGTCGCCAGCACCTACATCTTCCTCGGCGGCCGGCCGCTGGCCATCACCCAGAGCGAGTACCCGGGCTACGTCCAGGCGATGAGCAAGTGGCAGAACGATGCCGTCAAGGTGCGGGAGAAGAACCTGTTCGAGGGCATCCGGGTCGAGCAGCCGGCCAAGATGGCGGCGCTGGCACAGCCCTTCGACGACAAACTGCAGGACATCTTCCGTGGCCGGCGGCCGGTGAGCGACCTCAAGGTGGCTGTCCAGGAGTGGCGCAAGAACGGCGGCGACGAAGGCCGTGACTTCTACGCCAAGGTTCTCAGTGACAACGGTCGCTAG
- a CDS encoding ABC transporter permease, producing MTTVASGRRSVRRRTGGAGWRHRLRRDWPLLVMVAPVIVLLGVFHYFPTLGNVIAFQDYSPYVGIRGSDFVGFANFSRLFSEVAFWKALANTLSITAFQLVFFFPIPIGLALLLNSVLSTRLRTFIQGVVYLPHFFSWVLVVSLFQQMIGGAGLLAQTLREHGHSAVDLMTKPDTFIVLVTAQAVWKDAGWGMIVFLAALSTINPALYEAAAADGANRWRRLWHITLPGLRPVIVLLLILRLGDALTVGFEQFILQRSAVGGGAAEVLDTYVYYQGLLAGDFGYGAAAGLFKGLVGLVLVLVANKFAHLIGEQGVYSRS from the coding sequence GTGACAACGGTCGCTAGCGGTCGGCGGAGCGTCCGGCGCCGGACCGGCGGGGCCGGCTGGCGGCACCGGCTGCGACGGGACTGGCCGCTGCTGGTGATGGTGGCGCCGGTGATCGTGCTGCTCGGGGTCTTCCACTACTTCCCGACGCTCGGCAACGTGATCGCCTTCCAGGACTATTCGCCGTACGTCGGCATCCGCGGCAGCGACTTCGTCGGGTTCGCCAACTTCAGCCGGCTGTTCTCCGAGGTGGCGTTCTGGAAGGCGCTGGCCAACACGCTGTCCATCACTGCCTTCCAACTGGTCTTCTTCTTCCCGATCCCGATCGGTCTGGCCCTGCTGCTGAACAGCGTGCTGTCGACCCGGCTGCGCACCTTCATCCAGGGTGTCGTCTACCTGCCGCACTTCTTCTCCTGGGTGCTGGTGGTGTCGCTGTTCCAGCAGATGATCGGCGGCGCCGGCCTGCTGGCGCAGACCCTGCGCGAACACGGGCACAGCGCGGTCGACCTGATGACCAAGCCCGACACGTTCATCGTGCTGGTCACGGCGCAGGCGGTCTGGAAAGACGCAGGGTGGGGGATGATCGTGTTTCTCGCTGCCCTGAGCACGATCAACCCCGCCCTGTACGAAGCGGCCGCGGCCGACGGCGCGAACCGCTGGCGACGGTTGTGGCACATCACGCTTCCCGGTCTGCGGCCGGTCATCGTGCTGCTGCTGATCCTGCGGCTCGGAGACGCGCTGACGGTCGGCTTCGAGCAGTTCATCCTGCAGCGCAGCGCGGTCGGTGGTGGCGCGGCCGAAGTGCTCGACACCTACGTCTACTACCAGGGCCTGCTGGCCGGCGACTTCGGCTACGGCGCGGCCGCGGGCCTGTTCAAGGGGCTGGTCGGGCTCGTCCTGGTGCTGGTGGCCAACAAGTTCGCTCACCTGATCGGAGAGCAAGGGGTGTATTCGCGATCATGA
- a CDS encoding carbohydrate ABC transporter permease, whose protein sequence is MTTQTLSTPRRLARQRAGIEAGRPVWEEQPSWFGRLSKPVVLALVALLVTFPLYVVVVTSLSTTEAVTRAGGLVVVPRELTIAAYVQLLSGGVVTRALLISTAITFVGTAFSLGLTVLAAYGLSRPGSLLHRPLLFIVLLTFLFGPGIIPSYLVVNALGLIDSYGSLILPTAISAFNLIVMRSFFMGIPGELIDSARIDGAGEFAVLSRIVLPLSKAVVAVVGLFYAVGYWNAFFNAMLYINDNNKWPLQMVLRTYIVQAQVLPTGAGGVTSGSGMGLAPAPSLAIKMAIVVIAVVPVLVIYPFIQRHFTKGVIIGAVKG, encoded by the coding sequence ATGACCACACAGACCTTGAGTACGCCACGCCGGCTCGCGCGGCAGCGGGCCGGGATCGAGGCGGGCCGGCCCGTCTGGGAGGAGCAACCGTCCTGGTTCGGCCGGCTCAGCAAGCCTGTGGTGCTTGCACTGGTCGCTCTGCTGGTGACGTTCCCTCTGTACGTCGTCGTGGTGACCAGCCTGTCCACGACAGAAGCCGTCACCCGGGCAGGCGGCCTGGTCGTCGTACCACGCGAGCTGACCATCGCCGCCTATGTGCAACTGCTGTCCGGCGGTGTGGTCACCCGGGCCCTGTTGATCAGTACGGCGATCACCTTCGTCGGCACGGCCTTCAGCCTCGGGCTCACCGTGCTCGCTGCGTACGGACTGTCCCGGCCCGGGTCGTTGCTGCATCGGCCGCTGTTGTTCATCGTGCTGCTGACCTTCCTGTTCGGGCCGGGCATCATCCCGAGCTACCTCGTCGTCAACGCACTCGGGCTGATCGACAGCTACGGCTCGCTGATCCTGCCGACCGCGATCTCGGCGTTCAACCTGATCGTGATGCGGTCGTTCTTCATGGGCATTCCGGGCGAGCTGATCGACAGCGCCAGGATCGACGGCGCGGGCGAGTTCGCGGTGCTGAGCCGGATCGTCCTGCCGCTGTCGAAAGCGGTCGTCGCGGTCGTCGGCCTGTTCTATGCCGTCGGCTACTGGAACGCCTTCTTCAACGCGATGCTCTACATCAACGACAACAACAAGTGGCCGCTGCAGATGGTGCTGCGGACGTACATCGTGCAGGCCCAGGTGCTGCCGACCGGCGCCGGCGGGGTGACGAGTGGGTCCGGGATGGGCCTGGCACCCGCGCCGAGCCTGGCGATCAAGATGGCGATCGTCGTGATCGCGGTCGTCCCCGTGCTGGTGATCTATCCGTTCATCCAGCGGCACTTCACCAAGGGCGTCATCATCGGCGCGGTCAAAGGCTGA